One segment of Rubripirellula amarantea DNA contains the following:
- a CDS encoding beta-ketoacyl-ACP synthase III produces MAESNSYATVDPASNDQTSPLSTRGRMGKVKSVRIASTGSYVPSNVVSNEDLAELGCDSDWIIRRTGIKQRHHADPTQATSDLCYEAATRCMESAGVTADQIDLIIVATITPDHPTPSTACHLQRRLGAVAPAMDVNAACAGFMYAMITAAQFIAAGNNQCVLVVGADLMSRTVNPEDKKTYPLFGDGAGAVLLTPDTTDGGEILAYQLGSEGCGGEMLCIPAGGTRMHTTPETYNEGHQYLTMDGRSVFKWAVRVFDESAKDVLAAANVCPTDLALVVMHQANQRIIDSAVSDLNVPADRVFVNLDRYGNTSGASIPLALDEAVRDGKISSGDLVLLCGFGAGLSWGTAVMRW; encoded by the coding sequence ATGGCTGAATCCAATTCTTACGCGACGGTAGACCCCGCTTCTAACGATCAAACGTCTCCGCTTTCGACTCGAGGCCGGATGGGGAAAGTCAAGTCGGTGCGAATCGCGTCGACCGGGTCGTACGTGCCAAGTAACGTTGTATCGAACGAAGACCTGGCCGAACTTGGATGCGATAGCGATTGGATCATCCGACGCACGGGAATCAAGCAGCGTCACCACGCTGATCCGACCCAAGCGACCAGCGACCTTTGTTACGAAGCGGCGACCCGTTGCATGGAATCGGCCGGTGTGACCGCAGACCAAATTGATTTGATCATCGTCGCGACGATCACCCCTGATCACCCCACCCCATCGACGGCTTGTCATCTGCAACGCCGACTTGGTGCAGTGGCACCGGCTATGGATGTCAACGCCGCGTGTGCCGGATTCATGTACGCCATGATCACCGCGGCTCAATTCATTGCCGCGGGTAACAACCAATGTGTACTTGTCGTTGGTGCGGACTTAATGAGCCGCACGGTAAACCCTGAAGACAAGAAGACCTATCCCTTGTTCGGTGATGGAGCGGGAGCCGTCTTGCTGACTCCGGACACAACCGACGGGGGCGAGATCCTCGCTTACCAACTCGGCAGCGAAGGTTGTGGCGGTGAAATGTTGTGCATTCCCGCCGGCGGCACACGCATGCACACTACGCCAGAGACTTACAACGAGGGGCATCAGTACCTCACGATGGATGGCCGAAGTGTGTTTAAGTGGGCGGTGCGAGTGTTCGACGAAAGCGCTAAGGACGTGCTTGCTGCTGCTAACGTCTGTCCCACTGATTTGGCGTTAGTGGTGATGCACCAAGCGAACCAGCGAATCATTGATTCAGCCGTTTCCGACTTGAACGTGCCTGCAGACCGCGTCTTTGTGAACTTGGACCGCTACGGCAACACGTCCGGTGCCAGCATTCCACTTGCGCTCGACGAAGCCGTGCGTGATGGAAAAATCAGTTCCGGCGACTTGGTTCTGCTTTGCGGCTTCGGTGCGGGATTGTCTTGGGGCACTGCCGTGATGCGTTGGTAG
- a CDS encoding S26 family signal peptidase gives MSAIAVLGIAAPLWVMFDSRQPDRPTADFAVSGFSMAPTLLGPAEILKCPQCAYSGPFPIHVSDISSGPGAIGQDGHQATGPCPQCAAKLQRTGQIRPADRLIRTDQQAPIRRGDLVAISRASQEHVKRIVAVPGDVIDLNGDQLTTNGEPIQKLLWRDDLVTAKPTVLVYQDTDQFSSRWQRQDDWFIYHHVNPYRGGTPSPVMDDYAVNLNIARRLEPATDLYVTDTRDGQLLRDAEVRIWKPDAGELSKPLVGPTHPIAIRWYHSNDPTNEVDNRLCQIEVRRLIVYRLGPRDDRSKYPMHLGDNEYFVLGDNVPISVDSREWGTVSAKQILGRVSLVRSPVGLSSNATARSTTP, from the coding sequence ATGTCTGCGATTGCAGTGCTGGGCATTGCCGCACCGCTGTGGGTGATGTTTGATTCAAGGCAGCCCGATCGTCCCACCGCCGATTTCGCCGTTTCGGGATTCTCGATGGCCCCCACCTTGCTGGGGCCAGCGGAAATCCTGAAATGCCCGCAATGTGCCTACTCTGGCCCGTTCCCCATCCATGTCTCTGATATCTCGAGCGGTCCCGGTGCTATTGGCCAGGACGGTCATCAAGCTACGGGACCTTGCCCCCAATGCGCAGCCAAACTCCAACGCACCGGCCAGATTCGCCCCGCAGACCGACTGATTCGAACCGACCAGCAGGCCCCCATCCGTCGCGGCGATCTGGTAGCGATCTCGCGAGCTAGCCAGGAACACGTCAAACGCATCGTCGCCGTCCCGGGCGATGTGATTGACCTTAATGGAGATCAGCTCACCACCAATGGCGAACCCATCCAAAAACTGCTTTGGCGAGATGACCTTGTCACGGCAAAGCCGACCGTTTTGGTATACCAAGATACCGACCAGTTCAGTTCGAGATGGCAACGGCAAGACGACTGGTTCATCTATCACCACGTTAATCCGTACCGAGGTGGAACCCCTAGCCCTGTCATGGATGACTATGCGGTCAACCTCAACATCGCTCGTCGTCTAGAACCGGCAACAGATCTTTACGTGACCGATACGCGTGACGGCCAATTGCTGCGGGATGCAGAGGTAAGAATATGGAAACCGGATGCGGGCGAACTATCAAAGCCTCTCGTTGGCCCGACGCATCCCATTGCTATCCGCTGGTACCATTCAAACGACCCAACCAATGAAGTTGATAACCGGCTATGTCAAATCGAGGTTCGACGATTGATCGTGTACCGCCTTGGTCCGCGAGACGACCGATCAAAGTACCCGATGCATCTGGGTGACAACGAATACTTTGTCCTGGGCGACAATGTTCCTATCTCCGTGGACTCACGCGAATGGGGCACCGTGTCAGCAAAACAAATCCTGGGACGTGTTTCACTAGTCAGATCACCAGTCGGCTTGTCGAGCAACGCGACTGCTAGGTCGACGACCCCGTAG
- a CDS encoding CoA-acylating methylmalonate-semialdehyde dehydrogenase: protein MFIRGQWTPSSNCEQTTAVMNPSTGQIIGRTPVGSPQDVDDAVHAASEALPTWAETPVVERARVMFAYRQLMEKEFDALARLLTREHGKTHAEARAEVQRGLEMVEFACSVPALIGGQTFPQIARGVDGETNRHPVGVCVGITPYNFPNMVPLWMFPIAITCGNTFILKPSEKVPLSAIRLVELLAEAGLPDGVMNLVHGGKEVVDALLTHDDVAAVSFVGSTKIAKYVYEVGSSHGKRVQAAGGAKNHLIIMPDADLDQSVKALAASAFGCAGQRCMAGSVAVAVGRVGDSLIEGLVDHAGSINVDVTDGNDAAEMGPVISREHRDRVASYLDIAKTSGASVVLDGRSVEAGDSFLLGPSVVDQVTIDMPLWKEEVFGPLLSVVRADSLEHAIAVGKACPYGNGASIFTQSGHAAREFKRHFNAGMIGVNVGVPAPMAWLPFTGWNQSFFGDLHIQGTEGVHFYTRQKMTLTRWFESKDESHVDPVWNSVGPTGSST, encoded by the coding sequence ATGTTCATTCGTGGTCAATGGACGCCTAGCAGCAATTGTGAGCAGACAACGGCGGTGATGAATCCCTCCACGGGTCAGATAATTGGAAGAACTCCTGTGGGTTCGCCGCAAGATGTCGATGATGCAGTCCATGCTGCGAGTGAAGCTCTCCCCACATGGGCGGAAACACCCGTTGTTGAACGCGCTCGGGTGATGTTCGCGTACCGCCAACTCATGGAAAAAGAATTCGATGCGTTGGCCCGTTTACTCACTCGCGAGCATGGCAAAACTCATGCAGAGGCGCGAGCGGAAGTACAACGTGGTCTCGAGATGGTTGAGTTCGCGTGCAGTGTTCCCGCATTGATCGGCGGACAAACGTTTCCTCAGATTGCACGTGGCGTCGATGGCGAAACGAACCGACATCCGGTTGGCGTTTGTGTGGGAATCACGCCCTATAACTTCCCCAACATGGTTCCGCTTTGGATGTTTCCTATCGCGATCACTTGCGGCAACACGTTCATTCTCAAACCGAGTGAAAAGGTTCCTCTATCAGCGATTCGGTTGGTCGAACTCTTGGCTGAAGCTGGATTGCCCGATGGCGTGATGAACTTAGTGCACGGTGGCAAAGAGGTTGTCGATGCTTTGTTGACGCATGACGACGTTGCTGCCGTTTCGTTTGTCGGTTCGACGAAGATTGCGAAGTACGTTTACGAAGTTGGGTCATCTCATGGCAAGCGAGTTCAAGCAGCAGGTGGTGCCAAGAATCACCTGATCATCATGCCCGACGCTGACCTTGATCAAAGCGTCAAGGCGTTAGCCGCATCCGCCTTTGGATGTGCCGGTCAACGATGCATGGCTGGCAGTGTTGCCGTCGCGGTGGGCCGTGTCGGTGACTCGCTAATCGAAGGTTTGGTTGATCATGCTGGTTCGATCAATGTTGATGTCACCGATGGAAATGATGCCGCCGAGATGGGGCCAGTGATTAGTCGCGAGCATCGTGATCGAGTCGCTAGCTATCTCGACATTGCCAAGACAAGCGGCGCGTCGGTAGTGTTAGATGGTCGAAGCGTTGAAGCCGGTGATTCATTTTTGCTTGGCCCGAGCGTTGTTGATCAGGTCACGATCGATATGCCACTTTGGAAAGAAGAGGTGTTTGGTCCGCTGCTATCGGTCGTGCGGGCCGATTCACTTGAGCACGCGATTGCAGTTGGTAAGGCGTGCCCTTACGGCAATGGTGCATCTATCTTCACTCAAAGTGGACATGCGGCACGCGAGTTTAAACGCCATTTCAATGCAGGAATGATCGGTGTGAATGTGGGCGTGCCGGCGCCAATGGCTTGGCTTCCGTTCACGGGATGGAATCAATCGTTCTTTGGCGACTTGCACATTCAGGGCACCGAAGGAGTCCACTTCTATACGCGTCAGAAGATGACGCTGACACGGTGGTTTGAATCCAAAGACGAATCGCACGTCGACCCGGTATGGAACTCAGTCGGACCTACGGGGTCGTCGACCTAG
- a CDS encoding nitrilase-related carbon-nitrogen hydrolase, whose amino-acid sequence MPRMVRGALIQATLCESATSPPEKIKQAMIDKHVDMIEQAAGQGAQVCCLQELFYGPYFCAEQDTKWYSLVERIPDGPTTKLMMELAKKHKMVMVVPIYEEDITGVYYNTAAVIDADGSYLGKFRKIHIPHCNPGFWEKFYFRPGNLGYPIFDTAIGKVGVYICYDRHFPDGARCLGLGGAEIVFNPSATVAGLSEYLWKLEQPAHAVANQYFVGAINRPGSESPWNIGEFYGQSYFCDPRGQFIAQSEKRIDDDIVIADMDFDMIREVRNTWQFFRDRRPETYGAITEL is encoded by the coding sequence ATGCCGCGAATGGTTCGAGGAGCATTGATTCAGGCAACGTTGTGCGAAAGTGCAACATCACCGCCCGAAAAAATCAAACAGGCTATGATCGATAAGCATGTTGACATGATCGAGCAGGCCGCCGGTCAGGGCGCTCAAGTTTGTTGCTTACAAGAACTATTCTATGGCCCCTACTTCTGTGCGGAACAGGACACGAAGTGGTACTCGCTTGTCGAACGGATTCCTGATGGGCCGACCACCAAGCTGATGATGGAACTGGCGAAGAAGCACAAGATGGTGATGGTCGTTCCAATCTACGAAGAAGACATCACCGGTGTGTACTACAATACTGCTGCCGTGATTGACGCCGATGGATCTTACTTGGGTAAGTTTCGCAAGATCCATATTCCTCATTGCAATCCGGGCTTCTGGGAAAAATTCTATTTCCGTCCCGGCAACCTTGGCTATCCCATCTTTGATACTGCGATTGGAAAAGTGGGTGTCTACATCTGTTATGACCGACACTTCCCTGATGGCGCGAGATGCCTGGGACTTGGCGGTGCCGAAATCGTTTTCAATCCTAGCGCCACCGTCGCGGGTTTAAGCGAATACTTGTGGAAACTTGAACAACCTGCTCATGCAGTCGCGAACCAGTACTTCGTAGGCGCGATCAATCGCCCTGGAAGTGAATCGCCTTGGAACATTGGCGAATTCTATGGTCAAAGCTATTTCTGTGATCCTCGGGGGCAGTTCATTGCCCAAAGTGAAAAGCGAATCGACGATGACATTGTGATCGCCGACATGGACTTCGACATGATTCGAGAAGTCCGAAACACTTGGCAGTTTTTCCGCGACCGCCGTCCGGAAACATACGGGGCCATCACCGAACTCTGA
- a CDS encoding uracil-xanthine permease family protein, whose translation MSTPSSQQILYGLDDRPPIGKAIVLALQHVLTMFGSTVAVPLMLGPAMGMNTSQIAVLISSVMLCSGVATLIQSTFGSRLPIIQGVSFSFLAAFFMIIAAIHPEGDETVAAGAAMPYIAGAVMIGAVLEMIVGFSGAMGYIRKVLSPVVVGPVIMLIGLALYEAGAPIASSHWPIAILTIFLIALFSFVLSRNRMIFRMFPMLLAILGSVSVCGLLTWVGVFGPEHPARPNLEAFHEAEWIRLTSVVFPWGLPKFDMGFIVAVMAGYLASMIESFGDYHACKQMAGAGDPTAKEISRGIGCEGIGCALTGVFGGFSSTSYSENVGLIGLTKVGSRFVVQIGAVILILLGLFGKFGALAAAIPTPVVGGLYCAMFGLISAVGIRQFAKADLSSDRNLFVGGFALFMGISVQHYFKNGGVEAAQATFPGGVSDVISAIGQTGMAVAAILGIALDNFIPGTKAERGIEEVDREDCNLDSEKLVSVSGDA comes from the coding sequence TTGTCCACACCATCATCTCAGCAGATTTTGTACGGCCTGGATGACCGACCACCAATCGGCAAAGCGATCGTTCTGGCCTTGCAGCATGTGTTGACGATGTTCGGCTCTACCGTAGCGGTGCCGTTGATGCTGGGACCGGCTATGGGTATGAACACCTCTCAAATCGCTGTCTTAATATCGAGTGTCATGCTCTGCAGCGGCGTGGCCACCTTGATTCAATCCACCTTTGGATCGCGACTCCCGATCATTCAAGGCGTCAGCTTTTCTTTCCTAGCGGCGTTCTTCATGATCATTGCCGCGATCCATCCGGAAGGCGATGAAACAGTAGCCGCTGGTGCAGCGATGCCCTACATCGCGGGCGCCGTGATGATCGGTGCCGTCTTGGAAATGATCGTCGGCTTCAGCGGTGCGATGGGCTACATTCGCAAAGTTCTTTCGCCCGTCGTTGTGGGGCCAGTCATCATGTTGATTGGGCTGGCTTTGTACGAAGCGGGTGCTCCGATTGCATCGTCGCATTGGCCGATCGCCATTTTGACCATTTTCTTGATTGCTTTGTTTTCGTTTGTGCTATCGCGCAACCGAATGATCTTTCGGATGTTTCCCATGCTGTTGGCGATCTTAGGATCCGTCTCGGTTTGCGGGTTACTGACGTGGGTCGGCGTCTTCGGACCTGAGCATCCCGCGCGTCCAAACTTGGAAGCCTTTCACGAGGCGGAATGGATTCGTCTAACAAGTGTGGTCTTTCCTTGGGGCTTGCCGAAATTCGATATGGGTTTCATCGTCGCGGTGATGGCGGGCTACTTAGCCTCGATGATCGAAAGTTTTGGTGACTACCACGCGTGTAAACAAATGGCCGGCGCAGGTGATCCCACGGCGAAAGAAATTTCACGCGGCATTGGGTGCGAGGGAATCGGGTGTGCGCTCACCGGCGTATTTGGTGGATTCAGTTCGACCTCGTACTCAGAGAATGTTGGCTTGATCGGCCTCACCAAAGTTGGCTCTCGGTTCGTGGTTCAGATCGGTGCTGTGATTTTGATTTTGCTGGGACTCTTCGGCAAGTTTGGTGCGTTGGCCGCAGCGATCCCAACGCCAGTGGTCGGTGGTCTCTATTGTGCGATGTTTGGCTTGATCTCGGCGGTCGGGATACGTCAATTTGCAAAAGCAGACCTTTCGAGTGATCGAAACTTGTTCGTTGGCGGATTTGCGTTATTCATGGGAATCAGTGTCCAGCACTATTTCAAGAATGGCGGCGTTGAGGCAGCGCAGGCGACGTTCCCAGGCGGTGTCAGCGACGTGATCAGCGCGATCGGGCAAACGGGAATGGCGGTGGCTGCAATCCTGGGAATTGCCCTAGACAACTTTATTCCCGGCACCAAAGCCGAACGCGGCATCGAAGAAGTCGATCGCGAAGATTGCAATTTAGATTCTGAAAAACTTGTATCCGTTTCCGGAGATGCTTAA
- a CDS encoding aspartate aminotransferase family protein: MSSAQLPQLPICDHTPRPYEGPTRDEVLAMRHQFVNPGVLTYYRDPLMIVEGNMQYLWDETGKRYLDGFAGIVTVSVGHCHPHVASAIRAQAGTLQHTTTIYLHPTIAQFAAKLASKMPTNEIGEKLDKTYFTNSGSEANEVAILMSREFTGNHDVIGLRNGYHGGTSLTMGLTSHGTWKFPANQSAGITHTHAGYCYRCPYGLEYPSCNLKCAHDIKSVIEYQTNGNIACFIGEPIQGVGGAVVPPPEYFKIVYDIVRQHGGLCIADEVQGGFGRTGKHYWSHQNWGVKPDLITMAKGIGNGAPLGGVTTTTPISQTMTKRIHFNTYGGNPISMASGLATMEVIDAEGIQENALNVGEHLKNGLLELQEKHPLIGDVRGMGLMIGVELVTDRESKNPAKQEAADLMEMTKQRGLILGKGGLHANTMRIKPPMCITKDDADFMLVTIDECLELIESR, encoded by the coding sequence ATGAGTTCCGCCCAGTTGCCCCAGTTGCCGATCTGCGATCACACACCCAGACCCTATGAGGGGCCGACCAGGGACGAAGTGCTGGCGATGCGGCACCAATTCGTGAACCCTGGTGTGCTGACCTATTATCGCGATCCTCTCATGATCGTCGAAGGCAACATGCAATACCTGTGGGACGAAACGGGAAAGCGATACCTCGATGGATTTGCCGGCATCGTCACTGTCAGCGTTGGCCATTGCCATCCGCACGTTGCATCGGCGATCCGCGCCCAAGCAGGAACGCTGCAGCACACAACCACGATTTACCTACACCCAACCATCGCTCAATTTGCCGCTAAACTTGCTTCAAAAATGCCAACGAATGAGATTGGTGAAAAGCTGGACAAAACGTACTTCACCAATTCTGGCAGCGAGGCGAATGAAGTTGCGATATTGATGTCGCGTGAGTTCACGGGCAATCATGACGTGATTGGTTTGCGAAACGGTTACCACGGTGGCACTTCGCTGACGATGGGCCTAACGTCGCATGGAACATGGAAATTCCCCGCCAATCAGTCCGCCGGTATCACGCACACGCATGCGGGCTATTGTTACCGATGCCCTTATGGACTGGAGTACCCAAGCTGCAATTTGAAATGCGCCCATGACATCAAAAGTGTGATCGAGTACCAAACCAACGGCAACATAGCGTGCTTCATTGGCGAACCCATTCAGGGAGTCGGCGGTGCGGTTGTCCCACCTCCGGAATACTTCAAAATCGTCTATGACATCGTGCGTCAACATGGCGGACTTTGCATTGCCGACGAAGTACAAGGAGGTTTCGGGCGAACTGGGAAGCACTATTGGTCTCACCAAAACTGGGGTGTCAAACCAGACCTGATTACGATGGCCAAAGGAATTGGCAATGGAGCGCCCTTAGGCGGCGTGACCACCACCACGCCGATCAGTCAAACGATGACCAAACGGATTCACTTCAACACCTATGGCGGCAACCCGATATCGATGGCGTCGGGATTGGCGACAATGGAAGTGATCGATGCCGAAGGCATTCAAGAAAACGCTTTGAACGTTGGTGAACATCTAAAAAACGGCTTATTGGAACTTCAAGAAAAGCATCCGTTGATTGGTGACGTTCGCGGGATGGGTTTAATGATAGGTGTTGAACTAGTGACTGACCGAGAGTCGAAGAACCCTGCGAAACAGGAGGCGGCTGACTTAATGGAAATGACTAAACAACGAGGCCTGATTCTTGGCAAAGGTGGTTTGCACGCCAACACGATGCGAATCAAGCCTCCGATGTGCATCACCAAAGACGATGCCGATTTTATGCTGGTAACGATTGACGAGTGCCTCGAACTGATAGAAAGTCGCTAG
- the preA gene encoding NAD-dependent dihydropyrimidine dehydrogenase subunit PreA, whose product MPTLETTVNGIKFPNPFVIGSGPPGTNARVICRSFSDGWGGSSAKTVSLDASKVINVAPRYGRLKDANGEPYGWENIELISTMSFDQWLDEFKEVKDKYPDHVLIASIMEEYNKDAWYEIIERCEGAGVDMFECNFSCPHGLPERKMGAAMGQDYDILAEVCGWVADAATIPVWAKMTPNVTHIEDPSRAALNAGIHGISAINTIRSVIGVDLETLRPMPTVEGYSTPGGYSCKAVKPIALRMTMEIAVLIRDHYPGATLSGIGGIETGEDAAEFILLGADTVQVCTGVMKHGYKLVQTMSEQLLAFMEKHGFETIDDFKGKALPYFTSHSDLVARQAKAKADAAAAKEAAKAKKGITQDEAWDGDEFVKQSDELAGN is encoded by the coding sequence ATGCCAACGCTTGAAACTACTGTCAACGGAATCAAATTCCCTAACCCCTTTGTGATTGGATCGGGGCCTCCCGGTACGAATGCTCGAGTCATATGCCGGTCATTTTCGGACGGTTGGGGCGGCTCGTCAGCAAAGACGGTATCGCTCGATGCGTCCAAGGTCATCAACGTGGCACCTCGCTATGGACGGCTGAAAGACGCCAACGGCGAACCCTATGGCTGGGAAAACATCGAACTGATCTCGACCATGTCCTTTGACCAATGGCTCGATGAGTTCAAGGAAGTCAAAGACAAGTATCCCGATCACGTCCTGATCGCGTCGATCATGGAAGAATACAACAAGGACGCTTGGTACGAGATCATCGAACGTTGCGAAGGCGCCGGCGTTGATATGTTCGAGTGCAACTTTTCGTGCCCCCACGGTTTGCCCGAACGAAAAATGGGGGCAGCGATGGGCCAAGACTACGACATCCTTGCCGAAGTATGCGGCTGGGTTGCGGACGCGGCAACAATTCCCGTGTGGGCTAAGATGACGCCTAATGTGACTCATATCGAAGATCCGTCACGAGCGGCACTCAACGCGGGCATTCATGGTATTTCGGCAATCAACACGATCCGCAGCGTGATCGGAGTGGACTTGGAAACGTTGCGACCGATGCCAACCGTTGAAGGCTATAGCACGCCGGGCGGTTACTCGTGCAAAGCAGTCAAGCCGATTGCACTTCGCATGACGATGGAAATCGCTGTCTTGATCCGTGATCATTATCCCGGCGCAACGCTTTCAGGAATCGGTGGGATTGAAACAGGTGAAGACGCCGCCGAGTTTATCTTGCTTGGTGCGGACACCGTTCAGGTTTGCACGGGAGTCATGAAGCATGGCTACAAACTTGTCCAAACCATGTCCGAACAATTACTGGCGTTTATGGAAAAGCATGGCTTCGAAACCATTGATGATTTCAAGGGCAAAGCATTGCCATACTTCACCAGTCACAGCGATTTGGTCGCACGTCAGGCCAAAGCGAAAGCCGACGCCGCAGCAGCGAAGGAAGCCGCCAAAGCCAAGAAAGGCATTACCCAGGACGAAGCATGGGATGGCGATGAGTTCGTGAAGCAAAGCGATGAACTGGCAGGAAACTAG
- the hydA gene encoding dihydropyrimidinase, giving the protein MKLLIKNGRIITADQDYVADILVENEIVSQIATSIDTDADETIDASGKYVFPGFIDPHVHIYLPFMGTYAKDTYDSGSRAALVGGTTTLIEMCCPARNEDPIEAYELWKSKAEGLSACDFSFHMGVTIFDETTPDKLKQIVDDGITSFKVFLAYKGAFGVTDEELFHTCKLASELGVVVTAHCENADLVSQRQAELIAEGKLGPEYHEPSRPVTVEASGVHHFCTFLEMTGASGYIVHTSCRDAVEAAMPFRDRGVDVTLETVIPYLVLDNTYAELPNFEGAKYVMSPPIRDKTHQAFLWNAIASGTISTVATDHAPFDFAGQKEMGRPPESNFTKIPNGIPSVEHRATLLYTAGVSTGRLSLRRFVELVSTNAAKQFGMFPQKGTIQLGAHADLVIWDPSYRGTISASSHVMDTDYDGFEGFEITGRPEVVTCRGQVSVRDGKFVGSLGHGKLVQRSTKAE; this is encoded by the coding sequence ATGAAATTACTAATTAAGAATGGTCGGATCATCACGGCGGACCAAGACTACGTGGCCGACATTCTGGTCGAGAACGAAATCGTCTCACAGATCGCAACGTCGATTGATACCGATGCTGATGAAACGATCGACGCTTCGGGGAAGTACGTATTCCCCGGATTCATCGACCCACACGTGCACATCTACTTGCCGTTCATGGGCACGTACGCCAAAGACACGTACGATTCGGGAAGTCGAGCAGCCTTAGTTGGTGGAACCACCACGTTGATCGAAATGTGTTGCCCGGCTCGCAATGAAGATCCCATAGAAGCATACGAACTTTGGAAAAGCAAAGCGGAAGGCCTATCCGCTTGTGACTTTTCGTTTCACATGGGAGTGACGATCTTTGATGAAACCACTCCCGACAAACTGAAGCAGATTGTCGACGACGGAATCACATCGTTCAAAGTTTTCTTGGCATACAAAGGTGCCTTTGGTGTCACGGATGAAGAGCTGTTCCACACTTGCAAATTGGCAAGCGAACTCGGCGTGGTCGTTACGGCGCATTGCGAGAACGCTGACCTTGTGAGCCAACGGCAAGCTGAATTGATTGCTGAGGGCAAACTCGGCCCTGAGTACCACGAACCATCGCGTCCGGTCACCGTGGAAGCGTCAGGCGTTCATCACTTTTGCACGTTCTTGGAAATGACCGGCGCGAGCGGTTATATCGTCCATACGTCTTGTCGTGACGCAGTCGAAGCCGCGATGCCGTTTCGTGATCGCGGAGTCGACGTCACTTTGGAAACGGTGATTCCCTACTTGGTGCTCGACAACACCTATGCGGAACTTCCTAACTTCGAAGGTGCCAAGTACGTGATGAGTCCGCCAATTCGCGATAAAACTCACCAGGCATTTTTGTGGAACGCGATCGCATCAGGAACCATCTCAACGGTTGCTACTGATCACGCACCATTTGATTTTGCAGGGCAGAAAGAAATGGGGCGGCCACCCGAGTCGAATTTCACCAAAATTCCTAACGGGATTCCTTCGGTCGAACATCGCGCCACCTTGCTTTACACCGCAGGGGTGTCCACAGGCCGCCTCAGTTTGCGACGGTTTGTTGAGTTGGTTTCGACGAACGCCGCCAAGCAGTTTGGGATGTTCCCTCAGAAAGGCACTATCCAGCTAGGGGCTCACGCAGACCTCGTGATTTGGGACCCTAGCTATCGAGGAACCATTTCGGCAAGCTCCCACGTGATGGATACCGATTACGACGGCTTTGAAGGTTTCGAAATCACTGGTCGTCCCGAAGTGGTGACTTGTCGAGGCCAAGTTTCCGTGCGCGACGGCAAGTTTGTGGGAAGCCTCGGACACGGAAAGCTCGTTCAGCGGTCTACAAAGGCAGAGTGA
- a CDS encoding phosphoesterase has product MPETQALTTTTTEEHILVIPESFIASIGTIEGFEKDVDRFLKPILQSDQLSFQPRGPMEVDPTYKQLIPYVLMEYTDDAGEVHLFTYTRGGGGGESRLHAKRSVGIGGHISREDADGAGELYETGMRRELEEEVQLTSQYSEERVGLIYDPSNDVGKVHLGVVHIFKLSEPRVQSNEDDLTDGGFVSLATLRQESDRLETWSQLAIEALYS; this is encoded by the coding sequence ATGCCGGAGACCCAAGCGTTGACCACAACGACCACCGAAGAACACATTCTCGTGATTCCCGAATCGTTCATCGCTTCGATCGGCACGATTGAGGGCTTTGAAAAGGACGTCGATCGTTTCTTAAAGCCGATCTTGCAGAGCGATCAATTGTCGTTTCAACCGCGTGGTCCCATGGAAGTGGACCCGACTTACAAACAGTTGATCCCGTATGTGTTGATGGAATACACCGACGACGCCGGCGAAGTGCACCTGTTTACGTACACGCGTGGCGGTGGCGGTGGTGAATCTCGACTCCATGCCAAACGCAGCGTAGGTATCGGCGGGCACATTAGCCGCGAAGATGCCGACGGGGCAGGGGAGTTGTACGAAACGGGAATGCGACGAGAGTTGGAAGAAGAAGTACAACTGACGTCCCAGTACAGCGAAGAACGTGTGGGATTAATCTATGACCCATCCAATGATGTCGGCAAAGTTCACCTGGGCGTTGTTCATATTTTCAAGCTTAGCGAACCCCGTGTGCAGAGCAATGAAGATGACCTAACCGATGGCGGGTTCGTTAGCTTGGCAACGCTTCGCCAAGAGAGCGATCGGCTTGAAACGTGGAGCCAACTCGCCATCGAGGCTCTGTATTCTTGA